One genomic region from Bos javanicus breed banteng chromosome 14, ARS-OSU_banteng_1.0, whole genome shotgun sequence encodes:
- the RMDN1 gene encoding regulator of microtubule dynamics protein 1 isoform X3, which produces MKVMGNSGTFKRSLLFSALSYLGFETYQVISQAVLVHAAAKVFEIEEVLEQADYLYESGETEKLYQLLTQYKESEDAELLWRLARASRDVAQLSGTSEEEKKFLVYEALEYAKRALEKNESSCAAHKWYAICIGDVGDYEGIKAKIANAYIIKEHFEKAIELNPKDATSIHLMGIWCYTVAEMPWYQRRIAQVLFATPPSSTYEEALGYFHRAEQVDPNFYSKNLLLLGKTYLKLHNKKLAAFWLTKAKDYPAHTEEDKQIQTEAAQLLRGFSDKN; this is translated from the exons ATGAAG GTGATGGGAAACTCAGGAACTTTCAAAAGAAGTCTTTTATTTTCTGCCCTGTCTTATTTGGGTTTTGAAACTTATCAAGTCATTTCCCAGGCTGTTCTGGTTCATGCTGCAGCCAAAG tcttCGAAATTGAAGAAGTCCTTGAACAAGCAGACTACTTATATGAAAgtggagaaacagaaaaactTTACCAGTTGCTAACCCAGTACAAGGAAAG TGAAGATGCAGAGTTACTGTGGCGTTTGGCACGGGCATCACGTGATGTAGCTCAGCTTAGTGGAACCTCGGAAGAGGAGAAAAAGTTCTTGGTATATGAAGCCCTAGAGTATGCGAAAAGGGCACTAGAGAAAAACGAATCCAGTTGTGCGGCCCATAAG tGGTATGCAATCTGTATTGGTGATGTTGGAGATTATGAAGGAATCAAGGCTAAAATTGCAAATGCCTACATTATCAAGGAGCATTTTGAG aaagcaattgaactgaaccctAAAGACGCTACTTCAATTCACCTTATGGGTATTTG GTGTTACACAGTTGCTGAAATGCCTTGGTATCAAAGAAGGATTGCTCAAGTGCTGTTTGCAACTCCGCCTAGCTCCACCTATGAGGAG GCCCTCGGCTACTTTCACAGGGCAGAGCAAG TGGATCCAAACTTCTACAGCAAAAACTTGCTCCTTCTAGGAAAGACATATTTGAAGCTGCACAACAAAAAGCTCGCTGCTTTCTGGCTAACAAAGGCCAAGGACTACCCAGCGCACACAGAGGAGGATAAACAG ATACAGACAGAAGCTGCTCAGCTACTTAGAGGTTTCAGTGACAAGAACTGA
- the RMDN1 gene encoding regulator of microtubule dynamics protein 1 isoform X4: MGNSGTFKRSLLFSALSYLGFETYQVISQAVLVHAAAKVFEIEEVLEQADYLYESGETEKLYQLLTQYKESEDAELLWRLARASRDVAQLSGTSEEEKKFLVYEALEYAKRALEKNESSCAAHKWYAICIGDVGDYEGIKAKIANAYIIKEHFEKAIELNPKDATSIHLMGIWCYTVAEMPWYQRRIAQVLFATPPSSTYEEALGYFHRAEQVDPNFYSKNLLLLGKTYLKLHNKKLAAFWLTKAKDYPAHTEEDKQIQTEAAQLLRGFSDKN, from the exons ATGGGAAACTCAGGAACTTTCAAAAGAAGTCTTTTATTTTCTGCCCTGTCTTATTTGGGTTTTGAAACTTATCAAGTCATTTCCCAGGCTGTTCTGGTTCATGCTGCAGCCAAAG tcttCGAAATTGAAGAAGTCCTTGAACAAGCAGACTACTTATATGAAAgtggagaaacagaaaaactTTACCAGTTGCTAACCCAGTACAAGGAAAG TGAAGATGCAGAGTTACTGTGGCGTTTGGCACGGGCATCACGTGATGTAGCTCAGCTTAGTGGAACCTCGGAAGAGGAGAAAAAGTTCTTGGTATATGAAGCCCTAGAGTATGCGAAAAGGGCACTAGAGAAAAACGAATCCAGTTGTGCGGCCCATAAG tGGTATGCAATCTGTATTGGTGATGTTGGAGATTATGAAGGAATCAAGGCTAAAATTGCAAATGCCTACATTATCAAGGAGCATTTTGAG aaagcaattgaactgaaccctAAAGACGCTACTTCAATTCACCTTATGGGTATTTG GTGTTACACAGTTGCTGAAATGCCTTGGTATCAAAGAAGGATTGCTCAAGTGCTGTTTGCAACTCCGCCTAGCTCCACCTATGAGGAG GCCCTCGGCTACTTTCACAGGGCAGAGCAAG TGGATCCAAACTTCTACAGCAAAAACTTGCTCCTTCTAGGAAAGACATATTTGAAGCTGCACAACAAAAAGCTCGCTGCTTTCTGGCTAACAAAGGCCAAGGACTACCCAGCGCACACAGAGGAGGATAAACAG ATACAGACAGAAGCTGCTCAGCTACTTAGAGGTTTCAGTGACAAGAACTGA